From a single Bacteroidales bacterium genomic region:
- a CDS encoding succinate dehydrogenase cytochrome b subunit, with protein MSKLLSYSSITKKIVMGAFGLFLALFLLVHLTINLLLIAGDNGEMFKVASNFMTTNIAIKIFEYVLFSGFAIHILIGVIVTLKNWASRPVRYHVVNKSHTEFFSKYMIYTGIIILIFLILHFMHFFFIKMGWVQPPAGVDTHDFYQMAILLFQNKVYSFIYIAFFIFLGFHLNHAILSGFQTLGLNHNKYNKVIKVVSTAYALIISVGFSIIPIYFMFIYN; from the coding sequence ATGAGCAAATTATTATCGTATTCTTCGATTACAAAAAAAATCGTGATGGGAGCCTTCGGGCTTTTTTTGGCGTTATTCCTGCTGGTACATCTTACTATAAACCTCCTTCTTATCGCCGGAGATAACGGAGAGATGTTTAAGGTTGCATCTAATTTTATGACAACAAATATTGCAATTAAAATTTTTGAGTATGTACTTTTTAGCGGCTTTGCTATACACATTTTGATAGGAGTAATAGTAACCCTGAAAAACTGGGCATCACGCCCGGTGCGTTATCATGTTGTGAACAAATCTCATACAGAGTTTTTTTCAAAATATATGATATATACCGGAATCATCATTTTAATATTTCTGATTCTACATTTCATGCATTTCTTTTTTATTAAGATGGGCTGGGTACAACCTCCGGCAGGAGTTGATACACACGATTTTTATCAAATGGCAATCCTGCTATTTCAGAATAAAGTATATTCGTTTATTTATATAGCCTTTTTTATATTTCTCGGTTTTCACCTGAACCATGCTATATTATCTGGTTTTCAGACTCTCGGCCTCAACCATAATAAATATAACAAAGTCATTAAGGTTGTGAGTACTGCTTATGCATTGATTATTTCCGTTGGGTTTTCTATTATTCCGATTTACTTTATGTTTATTTATAATTGA